A stretch of the Harpia harpyja isolate bHarHar1 chromosome 5, bHarHar1 primary haplotype, whole genome shotgun sequence genome encodes the following:
- the SLC6A19 gene encoding sodium-dependent neutral amino acid transporter B(0)AT1: MVKLQLPNPGLEDRIPSHAALEVLEKEEADSRPKWDNKAQYMLTCVGFCVGLGNVWRFPYLCQNHGGGAFMIPFLILLVLEGIPLLHLEFAIGQRLRKGSVGVWSSIHPTLKGVGIAAMFVSFLVSLYYNTIIAWVMWYFFNSFQEPLPWSSCPLNDSRTDYVEECAKSSPVDYFWYRETLNISTSIGDSGSIQWWLLLCLTCAWGVLYVCIIRGIETTGKAVYVTSTLPYLVLTIFLIRGLTLKGSTSGIVYLFTPNVAELANPVTWLDAGAQVFYSFSLAFGGLISFSSYNSVHNNCEKDALIISVINGFTSVYAATVIYSIIGFRATERYDDCFDKNILTLMNAFDLPEGNVTQDNFEQMQQLCNMTDPTIFASLKFETCNLETFLNDGVEGTGLAFIVFTEAITKMPVSPLWSILFFIMLFCLGLSSMFGNMEGVLVPLQDLKIIPPKVPKELVTGVVCVGSYLIAFIFLLNSGNYWLALFDSFAGSIPLLIIAFFEMFSVVYIYGIDRFNKDIEFMIGHKPNIFWQVTWRVISPLIMLVIFFFYFVVKVNEELLYSIWDPSYEEFPKTQKVEYPSWVYAIIVILAGVPSLAIPVFAIYKAIRNFCQKKSDRTGLMISTSETSVNGNLKYSA; encoded by the exons atggtGAAGCTACAGTTGCCCAATCCTGGCCTGGAGGACAGGATACCTTCCCATGCAGCGCTTGAGGTCCTTGAGAAAGAAGAGGCAGACTCCAGACCAAAATGGGATAACAAGGCTCAGTATATGCTGACGTGCGTAGGGTTTTGTGTGGGCTTAGGAAATGTGTGGCGGTTTCCCTATCTCTGCCAGAACCATGGAGGAG GAGCCTTCATGATCCCTTTCCTGATTTTGCTAGTCCTGGAGGGTATCCCCCTGCTTCATCTTGAGTTTGCCATTGGTCAAAGGCTGAGGAAAGGCAGTGTGGGCGTCTGGAGCTCTATCCACCCTACCCTGAAAGGGGTTG gCATAGCAGCAATGTTTGTATCCTTCCTGGTGAGTTTATATTATAACACTATTATTGCCTGGGTCATGTGGTATTTCTTCAACTCCTTCCAAGAGCCCCTGCCTTGGAGTAGCTGTCCTCTCAATGACAGCCGAACAG ATTACGTAGAAGAGTGTGCCAAGAGCTCTCCTGTAGATTATTTCTGGTACAGAGAAACATTAAACATCTCCACTTCCATTGGCGATTCAGGCAGTATACAGTGGTGGCTTTTGTTATGTTTAACATGTGCATGGGGTGTACTGTACGTGTGCATAATCAGAGGCATCGAAACAACAGGAAAG GCTGTGTATGTAACATCAACTCTTCCATACCTTGTGCTCACCATTTTTCTAATCCGTGGCTTGACACTGAAAGGCTCAACCAGTGGAATTGTGTATCTCTTCACCCCTAAC GTTGCCGAGCTGGCTAACCCAGTGACGTGGCTGGACGCAGGTGCTCAGGTGTTTTACTCTTTCTCCCTGGCCTTTGGAGGCCTCATTTCATTCTCCAGTTACAACTCTGTTCA CAATAACTGTGAGAAAGATGCCCTGATTATCTCAGTGATCAATGGTTTCACATCCGTCTATGCAGCAACTGTCATATACTCCATCATTGGATTCAGAGCCACAGAAAGATATGATGACTGTTTCGACAA aaatattcttaCTCTGATGAATGCATTTGACTTGCCAGAAGGTAATGTAACCCAAGATAACTTTGAACAAATGCAGCAGCTATGTAACATGACCGATCCGACAATTTTTGCAAGCCTGAAGTTTGAAACCTGTAATCTGGAAACTTTCCTGAATGAT GGAGTTGAAGGAACTGGCCTAGCCTTTATTGTCTTCACTGAAGCTATCACCAAAATGCCCGTCTCCCCTCTGTGGTCCATTCTCTTCTTCATCATGCTCTTCTGCTTGGGTTTGTCCTCTATGTTTGGAAATATGGAAGGTGTGCTCGTACCTTTACAAGATCTTAAGATTATACCCCCCAAAGTGCCTAAGGAACTTGTTACTG gTGTCGTTTGTGTGGGGTCGTACttgatagcttttatttttttgctgaactCCGGTAATTACTGGCTGGCTCTATTTGACAGTTTTGCCGGCTCTATTCCCTTGCTAATAATTGCattttttgagatgttttcaGTCGTCTACATTTATGGAATAGACAG ATTTAACAAGGATATTGAGTTCATGATTGGACACAAGCCCAATATTTTCTGGCAGGTTACCTGGAGAGTTATCAGTCCTCTCATTATGTTAGTTAtcttcttcttttattttgtgGTGAAAGTCAACGAAGAACTGCTCTACAGCATTTGGGACCCTAGCTAT GAGGAGTTCCCCAAAACACAGAAGGTTGAATATCCCAGCTGGGTGTATGCTATTATTGTAATTCTCGCTGGAGTGCCTAGTTTGGCCATCCCTGTCTTTGCCATCTACAAAGCGATCAGaaatttctgtcagaaaaaaagtgATCGTACGGGCCTTATGATCTCCACATCTGAGACGTCTGTTAATGGAAACTTAAAGTATTCAgcataa